From a region of the Cucumis sativus cultivar 9930 chromosome 6, Cucumber_9930_V3, whole genome shotgun sequence genome:
- the LOC101220276 gene encoding uncharacterized protein LOC101220276 isoform X2: MNKEQRPEPLDFFIWTVEDVGLWLEEINLGGYRQIFKENGVNGEYLEGMSMFTTEQILRFIRRCHMKWGDFITLCKELRRIKELSELPFQKQPQLCMSAFPVDIKIMLFIL; encoded by the exons ATGAACAAGGAACAGCGACCTGAACCTcttgatttcttcatttggACTGTTGAG GATGTTGGTTTGTGGTTGGAAGAGATAAATCTTGGAGGCTATCGCCagatttttaaagaaaacggGGTCAATGGTGAGTATCTTGAAGGGATGTCAATGTTCACAACTGAACAGATTCTAAGGTTTATCAGACGATGCCATATGAAATGGGGAGATTTCATTACACTTTGTAAGGAACTTCGACGAATTAAAG AACTTTCAGAATTGCCATTCCAAAAGCAACCCCAACTATGTATGTCTGCTTTTCCAGTTGACATCAAGATCATGCTGTTTATTCTTTAA
- the LOC101220276 gene encoding uncharacterized protein LOC101220276 isoform X1, whose amino-acid sequence MNKEQRPEPLDFFIWTVEDVGLWLEEINLGGYRQIFKENGVNGEYLEGMSMFTTEQILRFIRRCHMKWGDFITLCKELRRIKVACLKGEQKVRRPWWAPSCLSMVFLKVAKRNRQSRVVSLKLEP is encoded by the exons ATGAACAAGGAACAGCGACCTGAACCTcttgatttcttcatttggACTGTTGAG GATGTTGGTTTGTGGTTGGAAGAGATAAATCTTGGAGGCTATCGCCagatttttaaagaaaacggGGTCAATGGTGAGTATCTTGAAGGGATGTCAATGTTCACAACTGAACAGATTCTAAGGTTTATCAGACGATGCCATATGAAATGGGGAGATTTCATTACACTTTGTAAGGAACTTCGACGAATTAAAG TGGCTTGCTTGAAAGGGGAGCAAAAGGTACGCCGGCCATGGTGGGCACCATCGTGCCTCTCTATGGTGTTTCTCAAGGTGGCTAAGCGTAACAGACAATCTCGAGTTGTTTCCTTGAAGCTGGAACCATAG
- the LOC101220035 gene encoding vacuolar protein-sorting-associated protein 11 homolog translates to MYQWRKFEFFEEKLAGRCTIPEEIREKKIQCCSSGRGKVVIGCDDGSVNLLDRGLKFSYGFQAHSSSVSFLQQLKQRNFLVTVGEDVQVAPQHSAMCLKVFDLDKIEPEGSSATSPECIGILRIFTNQFPEAKITSFLVLEEAPPILLIAIGLDNGCIYCIKGDIARERINRFKHQVDISNKNQTSITGLGFRVDGQALQLFAVTPDSVSLFSLHSQPPKGQTLDHIGCGVNGVTMSDRSELIIGRPEAVYFYEVDGRGPCWAFEGEKKLVGWFRGYLLCVIADQRNNKNTFNVYDLKNRLIAHSLVVKNVSHMLCEWGSIILIMDDQSALCIGEKDMESKLDMLFKKNLYTIAINLVQSQQADAAATAEVLRKYGDHLYSKQDYDEAMAQYIHTIGHLEPSYVIQKFLDAQRIYNLTNYLENLHEKGLASKDHTTLLLNCYTKLKDVNKLNVFIKNEDGAGEHKFDVETAIRVCRAANYHEHAMYVARRERKHEWYLKILLEDLGRYDEALQYIASLEPSQAGVTIKEYGKILIAHKPRETIDILMKLCTEDGESLKERASNGTYLFMLPSPVDFLNIFIHHPQSLMEFLEKYTNKVKDSPAQVEINNTLLELYLSNDLNFPSMSQVSNGRNISLERSGATLMPAESNTKLSTEYTDRMKDKDRLERQEKGLRLLKSGWPSELENPLYDVDLVIILCEMNAFREGLMYLYEKMKLYKEVIACYMQTHDHEGLIACCKRLGDSGKGGDPSLWADLLKYFGELGEDCSKEVKEVLTYVERDDILPPIIVIQTLSRNPCLTLSVIKDYIARKLEQESKMIEEDRRAIEKYQEDTLAMRKEIEDLRTNARIFQLSKCTTCTFTLDLPAVHFMCMHSFHQRCLGDNEKECPECAPEYRKVVEMKRSLEQNKDQDQFFQQVKSSKDGFSVIAQYFGKGIISKTSNGTVNATNPENPSSTNGF, encoded by the exons ATGTATCAATGGAGGAAATTCGAGTTCTTCGAAGAGAAACTAGCCGGAAGATGCACAATTCCTGAAGAGATAAGGGAAAAGAAGATCCAGTGTTGCTCCAGCGGCAGAGGGAAGGTGGTGATCGGTTGCGATGACGGTAGCGTTAATTTACTTGATCGTGGGCTTAAGTTCAGCTATGGATTTCAAGCTCATTCCTCCTCTGTATCTTTTCTTCAACAGCTCAAG CAACGCAACTTTCTAGTCACTGTTGGAGAAGACGTGCAAGTAGCTCCGCAGCATTCTGCTATGTGTCTCAAGGTTTTTGATCTTGATAAAATTGAGCCGGAGGGCTCAAGTGCAACTAGTCCCGAGTGCATTGGAATTTTGAGGATATTTACTAATCAATTTCCCGAGGCAAAG ATCACATCATTTCTGGTTCTAGAGGAGGCACCCCCAATACTACTTATTGCTATTGGCCTTGATAATGGTTGCATATACTGCATCAAAGGAGACATTGCACGTGAACGTATCAATCGTTTCAAGCATCAAGTGGATATCTCAAACAAGAACCAAACATCTATTACGGGGTTAGGGTTTAGAGTTGATGGTCAAGCTCTTCAGTTATTTGCAGTAACTCCTGATTCAGTGAGTTTATTCAGCCTGCACAGTCAACCACCAAAGGGGCAAACTCTGGATCATATTGGATGTGGTGTGAATGGTGTTACAATGAGTGATCGCTCG GAGTTAATAATCGGTCGTCCTGAGGcagtttatttttatgaagTTGATGGACGTGGTCCTTGCTGGGCTTTcgaaggagaaaaaaaacttgtagGATGGTTTCGTGGATACCTTCTCTGTGTGATTGCAGATCAGAGAAATAACAAGAACACTTTCAACGTTTATGACCTGAAGAATCGTCTGATTGCTCATAGTCTAGTTGTTAAAAATGTTTCTCACATGCTCTGTGAGTGGGGTAGTATTATACTTATAATGGACGACCAATCTGCTCTATGTATTGGGGAAAAGGACATGGAAAGCAAATTAGATatgctttttaaaaagaatttgtacACTATAGCTATAAATCTCGTTCAAAGTCAACAAGCTGATGCTGCTGCAACTGCAGAAGTGCTTAGAAAGTATGGGGACCATCTATACAGCAAACAAGATTATGATGAGGCTATGGCTCAATATATCCATACTATTGGACATCTTGAGCCTTCTTATGTTATACAGAAATTTCTTGATGCTCAGCGAATCTATAACCTCACTAATTACTTGGAAAATTTGCATGAGAAAGGGCTTGCTTCTAAAGATCACACCACACTTCTACTAAACTGCTATACCAAATTGAAGGATGTTAATAAgctaaatgtatttattaagaACGAGGACGGTGCTGGAGAGCATAAATTTGATGTCGAGACTGCAATAAGGGTTTGTCGTGCTGCCAATTACCATGAACATGCCATGTATGTTGCTAGAAGGGAACGAAAGCACGAATGGTACCTTAAGATCTTACTTGAAGACCTTGGAAGATATGATGAAGCCTTGCAATATATTGCAAGCCTTGAGCCTAGTCAAGCTGGGGTGACAATTAAGGAGTATGGAAAGATTCTGATAGCACACAAGCCACGTGAGACAATTGATATTCTCATGAAGCTCTGCACGGAGGATGGTGAGTCATTGAAGGAAAGGGCCTCAAATGgcacatatttatttatgttaccATCTCCTGTTGACtttcttaatattttcattcatcaCCCACAGTCACTTATGGAATTCCTTGAAAAGTATACAAACAAGGTTAAGGACTCTCCTGCTCAAGTTGAAATTAACAATACACTGTTGGAGTTGTACTTGTCAAACGATTTGAACTTTCCATCGATGTCCCAAGTTAGCAATGGGCGAAACATTAGTCTTGAAAGATCAGGAGCAACATTGATGCCAGCTGAGTCCAATACTAAATTGAGCACTGAGTATACAGATCGTATGAAGGATAAAGACCGGCTTGAAAGGCAAGAGAAGGGATTACGTTTGCTAAAGAGTGGATGGCCATCAGAACTGGAAAATCCCCTCTATGATGTTGATCTTGTAATTATTCTGTGTGAAATGAATGCATTTAGGGAAGGACTTATGTACTTATATGAAAAGATGAAACTTTATAAAGAGGTTATAGCTTGCTATATGCAAACTCACGACCATGAGGGTTTGATTGCTTGCTGTAAAAGATTGGGCGATTCAGGAAAGGGAGGCGACCCTTCTCTATGGGCAGATCTATTGAAGTACTTTGGGGAACTTGGAGAAGATTGTTCCAAAGAAGTAAAGGAAGTTTTGACCTATGTTGAAAGGGATGATATTTTGCCTCCTATTATAGTTATTCAAACACTGTCAAGAAATCCATGCCTCACACTTTCTGTCATCAAGGACTATATTGCAAGAAAGCTCGAACAGGAATCCAAGATGATTGAAGAGGATAGACGAGCAATTGAGAAGTACCAG GAAGACACATTGGcaatgagaaaagaaattgaagatcTCAGGACAAATGCAAGAATTTTTCAGCTTAGCAAGTGCACTACATGCACGTTCACTCTTGATCTCCCCGCTGTACACTTCATGTGTATGCATTCATTCCATCAGCGTTGTTTGGGggataatgaaaaagaatgtcCAGAGTGTGCTCCAGAATACAGAAAAGTTGTAGAGATGAAGAGAAGCTTAGAGCAGAATAAGGATCAGGATCAATTCTTCCAGCAAGTGAAGAGTTCAAAAGATGGTTTTTCTGTGATTGCCCAGTACTTTGGCAAGGGAATCATTAGCAAAACTAGTAATGGAACTGTGAATGCTACAAACCCAGAGAATCCTTCTTCGACAAATGGCTTTTAA
- the LOC101217029 gene encoding transcriptional regulator STERILE APETALA, with protein MSSSAPSSSGSGRRRRGVGDFDGPSSSRRRGANEIWPEPFIEALATQVAIDASRSLGRIHAAAALSNVFQVCSTWRVVSRSELLWHRLTTRIWGRTYRLLDTWRDEYVYWHTIARNFRTGRSLHTVLRYDQSDVDEPDGLMCRCLAISLRHLACGFADGTVRLFDLATRLHITTFRPHHRDRLGQFSRAVSGIVIIADARLVFASIDGDIHVGIIAPNPVAISPTRRVHEGNVMNDGVLVDFAGCDRWWVGLYAGVPGRAFHIWDGNSEELVFVGGSLTDPESVTGWHMLAELTEQVGRVRVSNQESAVACTSLQLMVLDLRNQEVVLNEEENGVVRIVTSMDVSNETYIVVDGNGVAIVRRVDTMEEVCTFTVRGAADRGVVGCINMGYAVMSSGGTIRVWDIEHGQYMCRFRERIGAANAIVANDRYVAASAFDTTLHLWDFGA; from the exons atgtCTTCCTCCGCCCCTTCTTCCTCCGGTAGCGGACGACGGCGGCGAGGTGTTGGTGATTTTGATGGTCCATCTTCATCCCGCCGCCGTGGGGCCAATGAGATTTGGCCTGAGCCATTTATTGAAGCACTCGCCACTCAAGTCGCCATTGATGCTTCTCGCTCTCTTGGTCGTATTCATGCTGCTGCTGctctttcaaatgttttccAG GTATGTTCCACATGGCGAGTGGTGTCTCGCTCCGAGCTACTGTGGCATCGTTTGACTACTCGAATATGGGGTCGGACCTATCGTCTACTCGACACGTGGCGCGATGAGTATGTGTACTGGCACACTATTGCTCGTAATTTTCGCACTGGTAGATCTCTCCATACTGTTCTCCGATACGACCAATCAGACGTGGATGAACCTGATGGTTTGATGTGTCGTTGCCTTGCCATCTCCTTGCGCCACTTGGCATGCGGATTTGCCGATGGTACTGTCCGCCTATTTGACCTTGCTACGCGGTTGCATATCACGACGTTTCGCCCTCACCACCGTGATCGTCTTGGCCAGTTCTCGCGTGCTGTCTCCGGTATTGTCATCATTGCCGATGCCCGTCTCGTTTTTGCAAGCATTGATGGTGATATCCACGTTGGGATCATTGCCCCCAACCCTGTTGCTATTTCCCCCACTCGTCGAGTCCACGAGGGTAATGTGATGAATGATGGCGTGTTGGTTGACTTTGCCGGCTGTGATAGATGGTGGGTTGGACTGTACGCAGGTGTACCTGGTCGTGCATTTCACATATGGGACGGAAACAGTGAAGAACTCGTGTTCGTAGGTGGGTCGTTGACTGATCCAGAATCTGTAACAGGGTGGCACATGTTGGCGGAGCTAACGGAGCAAGTTGGTAGGGTACGAGTGTCGAATCAAGAATCGGCAGTAGCATGCACTAGCCTACAACTCATGGTTTTGGACTTAAGAAATCAAGAAGTGGTATTAAACGAAGAGGAAAATGGGGTGGTACGGATAGTAACATCAATGGATGTAAGCAATGAGACTTACATAGTGGTGGACGGAAATGGGGTGGCCATTGTACGACGAGTGGACACAATGGAAGAAGTGTGCACGTTCACAGTAAGAGGGGCGGCTGACAGAGGGGTTGTGGGATGCATCAACATGGGTTATGCTGTGATGAGTTCTGGTGGAACGATTAGAGTTTGGGACATAGAACATGGGCAATATATGTGCAGGTTTAGAGAGAGGATTGGGGCTGCCAATGCCATCGTTGCCAATGATCGATATGTGGCTGCCTCCGCGTTTGACACAACTTTACATCTGTGGGATTTTGGTGCATAA